One genomic segment of Devosia sp. includes these proteins:
- the ruvB gene encoding Holliday junction branch migration DNA helicase RuvB yields MTTLTSASAGRDDSLDVSLRPSGFADFVGQAAARANLEVFIQAARHRGTALDHVLFVGPPGLGKTTLAQIIAKELGVGFRATSGPVIAKAGDLAALLTNLEERDVLFIDEIHRLNPAIEEVLYPAMEDFQLDLIIGEGPAARSVRIDLAKFTLVGATTRAGLLTTPLRDRFGIPVRLNFYTPEELVLIVTRGARLMGMAMSADGAMEIARRSRGTPRIAGRLLRRVIDFALVDGVGEVNRAVADKALIRLDVDARGLDQLDRRYLTTIADFYNGGPVGIETIAAALSEPRDAIEEIVEPYLLQQGFIQRTPRGRMLTAIAFQHLNKIVPQGFVGLQSSLFEEGEE; encoded by the coding sequence GTGACCACCCTGACCTCTGCATCCGCCGGGCGCGATGACAGCCTTGATGTTTCGCTCCGCCCCTCGGGCTTTGCCGATTTTGTCGGCCAGGCGGCGGCCCGGGCTAATCTGGAAGTCTTTATCCAGGCTGCCAGGCACCGCGGTACGGCGCTCGACCATGTGCTGTTCGTGGGCCCGCCGGGGCTAGGCAAGACGACACTGGCGCAGATCATTGCCAAGGAACTGGGCGTCGGCTTCCGCGCCACTTCCGGTCCGGTGATCGCCAAGGCCGGAGACCTGGCGGCGCTGCTGACCAATCTCGAGGAACGCGACGTTCTTTTCATCGACGAGATTCACCGGCTCAATCCGGCCATCGAGGAAGTGCTCTATCCGGCCATGGAGGATTTCCAGCTCGACCTCATCATCGGCGAGGGGCCCGCGGCGCGCTCGGTCCGCATCGATCTGGCCAAGTTCACGCTGGTGGGTGCCACAACCCGCGCAGGCCTGCTCACAACACCGCTTCGCGACCGCTTCGGCATCCCGGTGCGACTCAACTTCTATACGCCCGAGGAACTGGTGTTGATCGTGACGCGCGGGGCGCGGCTGATGGGCATGGCCATGTCCGCCGATGGCGCCATGGAAATTGCGCGCCGATCCCGTGGCACCCCCCGTATTGCCGGGCGGCTGTTGCGCCGGGTGATCGATTTCGCGCTGGTCGACGGGGTCGGCGAGGTCAATCGCGCCGTCGCCGACAAGGCCCTGATCCGGCTCGACGTCGATGCACGGGGTCTCGACCAGCTCGACCGGCGCTATCTCACCACCATTGCCGATTTCTACAATGGCGGTCCGGTGGGCATCGAAACCATTGCGGCGGCCCTCAGCGAGCCGCGCGACGCCATCGAGGAGATCGTTGAACCCTATCTGTTGCAGCAGGGTTTCATCCAGCGCACGCCGCGCGGGCGGATGCTGACCGCCATCGCCTTCCAGCACCTGAACAAGATCGTGCCGCAGGGTTTCGTCGGCCTGCAATCGAGCCTCTTCGAGGAGGGCGAGGAATGA